In Marinitoga hydrogenitolerans DSM 16785, the genomic window ACATTAGAAGAACCTCCTGAACATGTTATCTTTATTTTAGCCACTACAAATCTCGAAAAAGTTCCTGAAACTATTATTTCAAGAGCTCAAGTTTTGCAATTTAAAAATATTACAGAAAAAGAAATAACACAACATATTTTAAATATCACTAATGCCGAAAATAGAAAGATTACAGAAAATGCTGCTAGAATTATCGCCAGAAAAGCAAAAGGTGGAGCTAGAGACGCTTTATCTCTCCTGGAACAAATTTTAAAATTTTCGGATGAAGATATAACCCAAGATGATGTTATTAATATTTTAGGATTATTTGATGAAAAATTAATAACAGATTTTTTAGCAGCTATATATGATAGTAACAAAGAAAAATTATTAGAAATATCAAATGAAATTTTTACTGAGGGTAAAGAAATAGAAGTTTTTCTTGAAGAAACTTTAGAATATATTTTTAATAATATTGAAAACTCTGAAAATTTAGAAAAAAATGTTTATATTGCTAAAAAATTGTCTGACTTATTAAAAGATATAAAATTTTCTGAAAACAAAAAAATTTTGTTTGATATTAATATATTATTGCTTGCTATTGAAAATACAAAAAAGAAAAATTCTAATAATAATAATAATAATCTCAAAAACATTACTACTTACGAAGAAAAATCTTTGATTGACACTGAAACATTAACCTCTAAAATATTAGACATTCTATTAAACAAAAAAGAAAAAATGGATATAGGATTATACTTTGCATTAAAAAAGGCTAATATAACAGAAAAAGATGATTATGTGAAAATTTATTTTAAAAAAGAAAATTTATTGGAATATCAAATTACCAAATCTAAATCTACTATTTTAGAATTATTATATTCAAATCAAACAAAACATCTCGTAAAAATAGATATTGTGTTTGAAGACAACAATAATGAAGAATTACGAAAAAATAATATTTTAAAATTATTTTAACTCGGGGGGACATTATGAATCAAAAATTAATTAGTGCGTGTATAATGGCTAAAAATGAAGAACAAAATATAGAAAGATGTTTAAACAGTATAAAAGATTTTTGCGATGAAATTATATTTGTAGATACAGGCTCTACAGACAATACTGTTGAAATTGCTAAAAAATATACAAATAAAATTTATTTTTTCCCGTGGAATGGTAATTTTTCTGATGCACGTAACGAAACATTAAAATATGCAACATCTGAAT contains:
- the dnaX gene encoding DNA polymerase III subunit gamma/tau, with translation MITLYRKYRPSTFEELIGQEHIKKYFEKSIDKNEISHAYIFSGPRGTGKTTTARILSKILNCENPQGHNPCNTCENCIAINNGSFMDVIELDAASNRGIDEIRKIRDAANFRPVSGKYKVYIIDEFHMLTKEAFNALLKTLEEPPEHVIFILATTNLEKVPETIISRAQVLQFKNITEKEITQHILNITNAENRKITENAARIIARKAKGGARDALSLLEQILKFSDEDITQDDVINILGLFDEKLITDFLAAIYDSNKEKLLEISNEIFTEGKEIEVFLEETLEYIFNNIENSENLEKNVYIAKKLSDLLKDIKFSENKKILFDINILLLAIENTKKKNSNNNNNNLKNITTYEEKSLIDTETLTSKILDILLNKKEKMDIGLYFALKKANITEKDDYVKIYFKKENLLEYQITKSKSTILELLYSNQTKHLVKIDIVFEDNNNEELRKNNILKLF